A stretch of Polypterus senegalus isolate Bchr_013 chromosome 3, ASM1683550v1, whole genome shotgun sequence DNA encodes these proteins:
- the LOC120526294 gene encoding kelch-like protein 12 isoform X2 — translation MAPKDIMTNSHAKSILNAMNALRKSNTLCDITLKVENTDFPAHRIVLAACSDYFCAMFTSELSEKGKPFVDIQGLTASTMEILLDFVYTETVHVTVENVQELLPAACLLQLKGVKQACCEFLESQLDPSNCLGIRDFAETHNCVDLMQAAEVFSQKNFPEVVQHEEFMLLSKEEVEKLIKCDEIQVDSEEPVFEAVINWVKHFKKERESFLPAMLQYVRMPLLTPRYITDVIDIEPLIRCSLQCRDLVDEAKKFHLRPELRSQMQGPRTRPRLGANEVLLVIGGFGSQQSPIDVVEKYDPKTQEWSFLPSITRKRRYVATVSLNDRVYVIGGYDGRSRLSSVECLDYAADEDGVWYSVAPMNVRRGLAGATTLGDMIYVAGGFDGSRRHTSMERYDPNIDQWSMLGDMQTAREGAGLVVANGLIYCLGGYDGLNILSSVERYDPQTGHWTNITPMATKRSGAGVALLNDHIYVVGGFDGTAHLSSVEAYNIRTDSWTTVTSMTTPRCYVGATVLRGRLYAIAGYDGNSLLSSIECYDPIIDSWEVVTSMGTQRCDAGVCVLREK, via the exons ATGGCTCCCAAGGACATTATGACCAACTCTCATGCCAAGTCCATCTTGAATGCTATGAACGCATTGAGAAAGAGTAACACTCTGTGTGACATTACACTGAAGGTGGAGAACACGGATTTCCCAGCCCACAGAATTGTGTTGGCAGCCTGCAGTGACTATTTCTGTGCCATGTTCACTAGTGAG CTGTCTGAAAAGGGTAAGCCATTTGTAGACATCCAGGGCCTCACAGCCTCTACCATGGAAATCTTGCTTGACTTTGTTTATACCGAAACAGTTCATGTGACAGTGGAGAATGTCCAAGAACTGTTACCTGCTGCCTGTCTACTCCAGCTGAAAG ggGTAAAGCAAGCTTGCTGTGAATTCTTGGAGAGCCAGCTGGACCCATCAAACTGCCTGGGTATCCGTGATTTTGCCGAAACCCACAATTGTGTTGATCTAATGCAGGCAGCCGAGGTGTTCAGCCAGAAGAACTTTCCAGAGGTTGTGCAACATGAGGAGTTTATGTTGCTGAgcaaagaggaagtggagaagcTCATCAAATGTGATGAAATTCAG GTTGACTCAGAAGAGCCAGTTTTTGAAGCTGTTATAAATTGGGTGAAACACTTCAAGAAAGAAAGGGAATCTTTTCTCCCTGCAATGCTGCAGTACGTTCGTATGCCCCTCCTGACACCCCGATACATCACAGATGTGATTGACATAGAG ccTTTAATCAGGTGTAGTCTGCAGTGTAGGGATCTGGTGGATGAGGCCAAGAAATTTCACTTGCGTCCTGAACTTCGGAGTCAAATGCAGGGACCAAGAACCAGGCCCCGTCTTG GTGCTAATGAGGTCCTTCTAGTGATTGGTGGATTTGGCAGCCAACAGTCCCCTATTGATGTTGTAGAAAAATATGATCCCAAGACTCAAGAATGGAGCTTCCTACCA AGTATCACACGAAAAAGAAGGTATGTGGCTACAGTTTCTTTGAATGACCGAGTCTATGTCATTGGTGGCTATGATGGACGATCCCGCCTCAGTTCAGTAGAGTGCCTTGATTATGCTGCAGATGAAGATGGTGTGTGGTACTCTGTGGCTCCCATGAATGTGCGCAGGGGTTTGGCTGGAGCCACAACACTGGGAG ACATGATCTATGTGGCTGGAGGCTTTGATGGAAGCCGGCGACACACCAGCATGGAAAGATATGATCCAAACATTGACCAGTGGAGCATGCTGGGAGATATGCAAACTGCCAGAGAGGGAGCAGGCCTTGTGGTGGCAAATGGTCTTATCTACTGCCTTG GAGGCTATGATGGTCTTAACATACTAAGCTCTGTGGAAAGGTATGATCCTCAGACTGGACACTGGACAAATATCACTCCAATGGCCACAAAGCGCTCAG GGGCTGGCGTGGCCTTACTGAATGACCATATCTATGTGGTGGGAGGCTTTGATGGAACAGCCCATCTCTCCTCAGTGGAAGCCTACAACATCCGCACTGATTCCTGGACTACTGTTACCAGCATGACTACACCGAGGTGCTATGTGGGCGCCACAGTCCTGCGTGGGAGGCTGTATGCGATAGCTGG GTATGACGGTAATTCACTTCTCAGCAGTATAGAGTGCTATGACCCCATCATTGACAGCTGGGAGGTGGTGACATCCATGGGTACCCAGCGCTGTGATGCTGGAGTCTGTGTACTTCGGGAAAAGTAA
- the LOC120526294 gene encoding kelch-like protein 12 isoform X1 codes for MAPKDIMTNSHAKSILNAMNALRKSNTLCDITLKVENTDFPAHRIVLAACSDYFCAMFTSELSEKGKPFVDIQGLTASTMEILLDFVYTETVHVTVENVQELLPAACLLQLKGVKQACCEFLESQLDPSNCLGIRDFAETHNCVDLMQAAEVFSQKNFPEVVQHEEFMLLSKEEVEKLIKCDEIQVDSEEPVFEAVINWVKHFKKERESFLPAMLQYVRMPLLTPRYITDVIDIEPLIRCSLQCRDLVDEAKKFHLRPELRSQMQGPRTRPRLGANEVLLVIGGFGSQQSPIDVVEKYDPKTQEWSFLPSITRKRRYVATVSLNDRVYVIGGYDGRSRLSSVECLDYAADEDGVWYSVAPMNVRRGLAGATTLGADMIYVAGGFDGSRRHTSMERYDPNIDQWSMLGDMQTAREGAGLVVANGLIYCLGGYDGLNILSSVERYDPQTGHWTNITPMATKRSGAGVALLNDHIYVVGGFDGTAHLSSVEAYNIRTDSWTTVTSMTTPRCYVGATVLRGRLYAIAGYDGNSLLSSIECYDPIIDSWEVVTSMGTQRCDAGVCVLREK; via the exons ATGGCTCCCAAGGACATTATGACCAACTCTCATGCCAAGTCCATCTTGAATGCTATGAACGCATTGAGAAAGAGTAACACTCTGTGTGACATTACACTGAAGGTGGAGAACACGGATTTCCCAGCCCACAGAATTGTGTTGGCAGCCTGCAGTGACTATTTCTGTGCCATGTTCACTAGTGAG CTGTCTGAAAAGGGTAAGCCATTTGTAGACATCCAGGGCCTCACAGCCTCTACCATGGAAATCTTGCTTGACTTTGTTTATACCGAAACAGTTCATGTGACAGTGGAGAATGTCCAAGAACTGTTACCTGCTGCCTGTCTACTCCAGCTGAAAG ggGTAAAGCAAGCTTGCTGTGAATTCTTGGAGAGCCAGCTGGACCCATCAAACTGCCTGGGTATCCGTGATTTTGCCGAAACCCACAATTGTGTTGATCTAATGCAGGCAGCCGAGGTGTTCAGCCAGAAGAACTTTCCAGAGGTTGTGCAACATGAGGAGTTTATGTTGCTGAgcaaagaggaagtggagaagcTCATCAAATGTGATGAAATTCAG GTTGACTCAGAAGAGCCAGTTTTTGAAGCTGTTATAAATTGGGTGAAACACTTCAAGAAAGAAAGGGAATCTTTTCTCCCTGCAATGCTGCAGTACGTTCGTATGCCCCTCCTGACACCCCGATACATCACAGATGTGATTGACATAGAG ccTTTAATCAGGTGTAGTCTGCAGTGTAGGGATCTGGTGGATGAGGCCAAGAAATTTCACTTGCGTCCTGAACTTCGGAGTCAAATGCAGGGACCAAGAACCAGGCCCCGTCTTG GTGCTAATGAGGTCCTTCTAGTGATTGGTGGATTTGGCAGCCAACAGTCCCCTATTGATGTTGTAGAAAAATATGATCCCAAGACTCAAGAATGGAGCTTCCTACCA AGTATCACACGAAAAAGAAGGTATGTGGCTACAGTTTCTTTGAATGACCGAGTCTATGTCATTGGTGGCTATGATGGACGATCCCGCCTCAGTTCAGTAGAGTGCCTTGATTATGCTGCAGATGAAGATGGTGTGTGGTACTCTGTGGCTCCCATGAATGTGCGCAGGGGTTTGGCTGGAGCCACAACACTGGGAG CAGACATGATCTATGTGGCTGGAGGCTTTGATGGAAGCCGGCGACACACCAGCATGGAAAGATATGATCCAAACATTGACCAGTGGAGCATGCTGGGAGATATGCAAACTGCCAGAGAGGGAGCAGGCCTTGTGGTGGCAAATGGTCTTATCTACTGCCTTG GAGGCTATGATGGTCTTAACATACTAAGCTCTGTGGAAAGGTATGATCCTCAGACTGGACACTGGACAAATATCACTCCAATGGCCACAAAGCGCTCAG GGGCTGGCGTGGCCTTACTGAATGACCATATCTATGTGGTGGGAGGCTTTGATGGAACAGCCCATCTCTCCTCAGTGGAAGCCTACAACATCCGCACTGATTCCTGGACTACTGTTACCAGCATGACTACACCGAGGTGCTATGTGGGCGCCACAGTCCTGCGTGGGAGGCTGTATGCGATAGCTGG GTATGACGGTAATTCACTTCTCAGCAGTATAGAGTGCTATGACCCCATCATTGACAGCTGGGAGGTGGTGACATCCATGGGTACCCAGCGCTGTGATGCTGGAGTCTGTGTACTTCGGGAAAAGTAA